Within the Telopea speciosissima isolate NSW1024214 ecotype Mountain lineage chromosome 4, Tspe_v1, whole genome shotgun sequence genome, the region GGTCCCAAGCCCAGATAAAGGAGGAGGGTTGATTCGTCGGGTCAGCAGCCTGCACCCAAAAAACTTGAGCCAAACTCTTTTTCATGGATTCTAGGACCTTATATTTTCGACTTCATGCTAGGGCGTTAATGTAGAAAAGCTAGGCTGCAAGAGAACAACACTAACAGACCTACAGAAATCCAGAATTGCAGTGACCAAAGTAACAGAACATATggacagaaaataaaagaactaaTAACTCTGGATCAAACCAATGCATGGAACTGATATTATAACTGAGGAATGGTCTAAGACCTAAATCTTGGACTCATCCAATGGGAAGATTTAAATAAACGGGTAGGAACAGAAATTAGAGAGTTAAGGAAACAGAATTAGGAAGTGACAGGAAAATCTTGTAACTTTCAAGCCAGCAATCACACAGGCTTTAGACTTGGATCGAAGATAGTAGAGTAGGAGAGGAACACCATATCAGAACCTCAACACAATCCAACAGTTAGATGTTCAGTAATCAAAGACTGAAGTTCGACATACAGGGCTATCGCATACACAAACAGGATGACAAAATTATCAGGATTTCTAAAAAGATCAAGGAGCAGAAATAATCAATTAATAAGGAATAAAAGAGAACTGATATTACCTGAACTTCAACCACGATAATGAAGAATTGGGGCTGGGTATCACAGGAACTGGTATGAAatagggaagaaaaaaataaagagaaaagaagagaaaaagaaaaggatatgTTCAAGTCTCCCACTTGAACTGCAGAGCAGCCTCCCACCTAACTAGTCTTCCACTAGGGTTTCTGCATCCCACAAACCTGCCTCTCAAAGTCACAGCATAACTCTGGGAGAAGCGGTGAGGAAAGATATGGATAACcaaggccttgtatcaagtgtGACCTCAAATGgaactgattggagggtaagggtCCATGCagacaaccccattttgttgggataaggctgagttgttgttgttgggttATTTTTGTAAGTTGACAAACAGTATTTTAATTATGTTTAGCAACCATGGAGTTGAGTTTGTTTCAAACTCTTTGTCAGTTCTTCCTGTTTAGATTACGATTAGGACTTTGCTTTCTTTCCCTTATATACATAAGCATCGATGGATACAGGATTTGGATTTTTCGAATGAAGTTTTTTTTATACTGTTCCTTCCAGGAGCTGTGGGTGCGCAAGTCTATTTCCTCTCCTCTGATCTCCTCATCTGTTACAGGTGCGATCtatcccttctctctccttcattCCTTCCATTGACCCTTGTTagtcttcatcatcttctatgtttatttcttccttcctcgtttcttcctcttctgttaaagttttcttttgatttctcaGTTGAACTCTGTTTGGGCGGTACTTGCAGCCCCAAACATTGAAACCAATCTTCTTCTGGTTCTCATCGGATCAACTACAGATTTTGAGGTGGTGTTGGTGCTAAGAATGTAGGGTCAAAATCTGGTCACGGTTGGAAGTTCTAGAAGGTTCCTAATCTACTATTCCTACTGATTTCAgaaattattttcaatttcaataaCCAAATACCAGCCTACCGGTCTGTTACTGGTTGTATTCAGGAGGGCTGGGGGTTGCGATAACCTCAAACCAATCAGTTGTCTTATGAACAGAATCCTCCATTTGAATCAAGTCTGACTTCTGTGTATAGTGAGgactgaggaagaagaaggttatTACTTCTTAATTACATATAAGGATAGTTTCTTATACAGTTACTCAAAAGCCCTTCTGACCTGAGTTTCGATTCTAATTTCTCCCACTCTTGTGATATTCCAGTTTAGTCCTTCTCTTTAAAATTTATTATCTTCTATTCCTTGATTCTGTTTACCTTTATTTCAAGGGTCCTGGACTTTGGCATATTTACAGAATTACCACTAGCATCTTGTGTTTGGATTTATTCATTCTTGAGGGGCCATAGCAATCCAAATTTAACGGTTCAAAACCCAGGATTGCATTTAAGAGTTACTCAAAAAAATGTTCTACcttatccccaaaaaaaaatccttctaGAAATATAAGTTTGCCAGAGATGGGTCTCTATAATGGAATAGATTCCATCCGGTGATGTAGATCAATGGTGGTTAGAGAATCCAACAATGACCTGTCCAAGTTCATCCCCCCATTATCCTAGAGCATTTTTgggagagattttttttaatttctgtgTGACCCATGCCAGCTTGTGTTAGAGAAAGATGCTGCCAAGAAGCCATAATGCGTGAGAGATTTTCTGGTGAGGCCCAGATGCTAAGAGATGTGATGGTTTCCTATAATTTAGGATTTTAACTGTATTTATTATCTAGTCCTTGCGTGGGGGACTTAGTAGCTTTAAGAtagattctttttttaattagatTTGTTTATGTAATTAATAGTTTTTAATCCTAGgactctttctatttcagttaaCTAAATAAATTGGATTTGATTTCTAAGTAGTTTCCAATTAGGATAACGTTTAGCTTGTAAGGGGATTTCTTAGGAAGGATTCAATTGCCGTAATTAATTAACAATTATAAGTAAGGTAAAGCTGATGGATTTCAGTAGCCAacgaattgaaaaaaaaaaagagttttggttttgaaaccaTTCCATGCAGTGAGATGCAGTGAGATGCAGTGAGGTGGGAGACCTCTGGGTGAGATACCCTTGGCTGAGACAGcctttccccttctcttctccaatcAATACCTCTCTTTTCCCCTATTCTGGTTTTATTTCCCTGCAAATCTGAGAGCAACCGAGGTTCCAAACTACTGCTGGGAttcattaaatcaatagaagaTTTCATGCTGTACTGCTACCATAGTTGCTGATTGAAGAAGGCCTCCAAATATCCTGTAGATGCTTCTGTTCATTGAAGAGTCTACGATCCTCCTGTAGAGTTGGTTGCAGCCTACCTATTCTATATTTCCTGGAGCTCATCTCTAGATCCCCAAGCCACTCTTTTTAAGTATTGAGAAACGAAGAAATAGGACCCCTCATTGAAGCACAAGGAGCCCAACCTGAGGCCCATCAAAGGCCCATGTAAAGCAGAATGTCCAAAATCGAGGCTCAGGGGCAATGGAACCGTACAGGACAAATCCTCCTGGTCCAGTTGTTTTATGGTAGCTCTGCATTTTTACTGAGATCTGATAGTCTACATTAGATTACAGATGACAAAACAATAAACCCAGCTTCCATAGAAAAATGTTATAACTAATAGCAATGCATACATAAGCTGATAAGGATAAGCAGATTGACaacatatatttaaaaaaataaaatgaaagtaataaaacaaaaaacaaaacacgtTGACAAATATAaggactttttcttcttttgggtaCTCTACACATAGAAGTGCATGCACAAGAAAACACATATAATGAATAATTCTAATAAATGTTGCCCCTTCAACAGAACTTATACTTCAAACCTTTTATCATGACTTATATTTAGCTTCATGTTTCTACTACATGAAACTACATAAGTACGAGTGTACGACTCAATAGACATCAGAATTGAATAATAAACAAATGGTAGAAGCTAATTGTGTTTGAGacatacattaaaaaaaaaaaaagcatctcAATAGGAAATAAGAGCTTACCAAAAGCCAAATCTTGATCCTCTCTAGTTGCCTCCAACATATCTGTGTCCACTGAGGGACCAGACTTAGCATCATCCATGGACATTGCAATAGCCTGCTCTAGTAATGCTGCCTCATCATCCTATTACCAGTAAAAGAGCagttaaagaaaaaataattggTTGCATATCTAAAGACAAAGAGGATCAGTAAGTGCAGTTGTCCAACAACTTTTGGGAAATCCAATCTCTATCAGATGCACCATTGACAAAAGGatctagaaaaaataaaatttggaatTTGTGAATTAATAACATCTTCTATCAGTAGCATCCAAGATTTCCTCTCATTTATACCCCATGAAAATTTTCAGGTGACTACTACACAGATATCCTAAAACTTGTGTCAGGTCAAGAAACAAAAGTCTGGATGTCGTATGTTTTGTAATGACTCCTGCTGTAGCAGTGATTTCCGCCCAGGTTGTGGAATCTGCTATCGTTTACCCAAGGGAGTGTGATTTGTACAATCTGGTCTTCTACTGTTAGCTGGTGTCATAGTTCCAATGTTTCGTCAACGGCCTGCAGTTTACAGTGCATCTCTGCTATCATCTTGGTGTCTCCCATAACCTACCATCATGTTGTTGCTGCTGGTATCTCTGCCGCTGCAACTTTTTGCTTCTGCTGCTGTCCCTGACGCTTTGATGTGTTACTGCTGCTGTAGTCCCTGCCACTGTCTTTCTGCAATGCTCCCGCAAGCTACCCCTCCGGCTGAGTTTGCTTCCACCCCCTCTGGCTATTTGCTTCCACTGCTCCTACCCTATTTTGTTGgttgaaggttgaagacaacctttaCGGTGGGTTGGTACAAAACCCTTTCTTCTGTTGTTCAAAAAGCACCCCTCCTTTCTTCATTTATTCCTTAGtttgtccttattttattttccttcctaCTTTGTCCTATTATCATTATTTCTTAATCTCCATTCTGTCCCTCCCTATTCTTATCTTAGGTCTCACTAGCCCTCCAAGATTCTGTTATATTACTAAATCGCCACCCCCTAGTGTAACCTTCAGCATGTTTACTGGATTGCCATTACTTCTCATATTAGAGTGATTTAATCCTtaagggcctctttggtatcacttctcattttcattttctgacaatttttcactttttcatgtgtttggtatCGCTTtggaaactcttttttttttaaataattgaaaacacccccaaaatgataatagactcttgagtctattatggattatggtcaaaatctgtttttccttcattttttcactctttaatgagcatgtgctcatatgacccaaatatgagggttaaaatagacatttgatcGTTAAAATAGAAAGTTAAGTCCCTTTTTcaactgcttcttcttctccttcttcttattcctgAAACGAGAACTCTGGGTCATCCAGTGTAAATGGTTATGCCGTTTATGGTGAATAGTGAGAGATTGAAGATGGCCGAGTCTGGTTACATTTTTTTTGTCGTGGGATTTCTTCCTGCAACGAGAACTCTGGGTCATCCAGGGACTCGAAGTCATGCTTGCCGGCAACTATGAAAGTCACGGCTACCAACTTCTGCCCTCCAAACTACAGCAAGCCTGATGTTCAGCACTGGTGTAACCCACCACTAAGACATTTTGATCTCTACATGCCCACGTTTGTGAAAATTGCTCAGTATAAGGCAGGCATTGTCCCTATCCGTTACCACAGGGTTCCATGTGTTAAGACCAGAGGCATTACTTCGAGATAAAGGGAAACCCTTATTGGATCCTTGTGCTCGTTTACAATGTTGCCGGTGCTGGAGATATTATAGATGTGAAGGATGGGGAGAAATGAAACGAATTTGGAGCCAAAACTGGTTAGCGAGTGTTTATTTGCAAGGGCAAAGCTTGTCATTCCAAGTGACTACTAGTGATGTTAGGATGGTTCAATCAAGCAATGTTGCACCGGCTAATTGGCAATTTGGTCAGACCTTTGAAGAAAAACAGTACACTTGAGAGACCTTTGAAGGAAATTAAAACagctttttattttaattgcaGCCATAGGGGTTTGGCAGAGGGAGACTAAGAGTAGTGAGACGGGTGGTGCCTGAGAAGAAAAGGGTTTGTTCGCAATTGAGGTCTGATGCAGAAGGGGTTGAGGGTAGTGACGTACTGGGTAGTCTGAGTTTTATCTGAATTCTTGCGCTTCACCGTTCCGTActacaagggaagaagatgggtgaagagttgatttggggaagaagatgggtgaccAGTTAAAGAAAttgtaattaaaattatttacacaGGTAGTTACCAAACGGTTTCTCATTCTATATTCTTTTATGTCTAGTAgctaccaaacagtttttcatttttatcaaaaatgatttttatttttaaataggccataataaaatgaaaagtgataccaaagaggccctaTGTGAGCCCATGACCAATCCTAAGGAAGGTTATTGCATCAAACATAGGCACACACTCACCAGATGTCGCCCTGGACTATTTATCTACTCTGATCTGATCTATTGCTGCTATTGATGCTCTTGTGATGCTCGGATGTTGTTCTTTGCTCAGATTTGTTTAAATCTGGCCTATCTAGGATCTTATTTGCTACGGCTGTTTTTGGTTTGGGGTTCAAGTGTTGCCGATCTTTCATGATGCTGGTTATTGATGTCATATGATGATGGATTATCTTTTGGTGTCCTCCACTGCATTCTTTGTCCATATGTAGTGATGTAGATTCTGGCCAGAGGAAGAGGCAAAAGACCCATCGGACCAGGCCCCCTTTTGGGCCAGAGCTGGACCAGCTCGAGCCAGCCAAGGATCCACCAAATATGCCCCACGATTTTGAGAAGATTCCCCTTTGACCAGTCAACTAGGATTGGTGCACTTTAGTAGTTATTatatttagtagtttctaatttgttcaGTTATAAAATTTAGTAGATTCTCccgacttgctgggctgtgcctctttcctctttcagtttttttgtattttcctttGATCATTTgtcgtttttctttttttcacttctcatatcattttcccattcttctctttcactttgcagtttttacctactttgttcaactggatccatgtagccgaccccattaagttgggataaggctgagtttgttgttgttgttgttgttgtttataaaatttagtagtttctaatttgttccttgcatgtggctgaattataaagcctagtagttctaatttagttaccttctattttagttaggatttagtagtttctattttgctaagtttctattttagattagcCTCTATTTTGGAAAGTTTATATTCGATTGTTAGCTTGCGGCATCACATTATAATAAGGAAcagaatttgaaaaaataattttctgGCCAAATTAGCCATTGAATTATGGGAGTTCCTCCTTGTTTCAATAGCTGAGATAGctatgggtgagagacccaggctgagagagccattccccctacccccttcttctatcttttcttgtctatcttctcttctgttgTTACCCTGCTCGATCTCTGTTGGTGAATGCTGCTGCTTCTGGATACAACAATCAAGACTGCTGTGATCTCTCCTTCACTTCTGAGTTCTGtcgttgctgctgctgttgctgatcaAACAAGGAGACTTCACCCCCTGCGGATTCCAGTTCTGCTCCAGTTTGGCTGCAAGCTACAAGACCCCACAACTCCATAATCCTTTCATCAGATTCTGCAGAGTTTTGGAGCATAGAGTCCCCTCATCAGGTCCTACACTCGATCCTGGTTTGGGATCAGGCTCCCTCTGGTTTGCAAGTTCCATCCAGACATTCTATTTTGGTGTCATCCCTGCAACTCTCAACTCTGACATCAGAATTGCACCAGGGTTACAGCATAGGTGCACCTCCATAGGACCTCCACTCAATCCAAGTGTGAATCCAAGTTgctgtttggtttggtttctacacCTAACTTccgtactttctattttggtgacaTCTCTCTTTGGCTGTCCCCAGCCATCCGAATTGGCTCAAATTTTGGGAGTCACTTGTGCAGGTCCAGACTTGAATTCGACCCTAATATTAGCACCTTCTACTAGCTGAAACCTGTGTTCCAGCATATACCTCTATTCTGAACCTGTGTTGGTCCATACCTTCTACTAGGGTTTGTTAATTTGTTATTGTGGGTTTACTTGGGACTAATTTTGACCTAGTTTAGTCTTACATTATGTAGTGCTACACATAAAGGGGAGATCAAAGATTATTATTATCTACTAGCGTCATCTGCTCATGTCCTTAGCAACAAAATTATCTTATAAAGATGGTTACGTATTTAAAGCAACAAGATTGTAACTTGTGGTTCCCAACAACCTTATGTTGTTTCTTGTGGCTCCCAACAACCTTATGCTGTTACTTGTGGTTCCTAGCAACATAAGGTTCCCAGCAATCTTATGATATTACTTATATTGTTACTTGTGGGTCGCAACTACGTtatgatcttacttgtggttcaCAGCTACCTTATGCTGAACTATGCTGTTACTTGTGGTTCACAGCTACCTTATGCAGTATTTGTGGTTCACAGCTATCTTATGCTGTTTTCTGTGGTTCACAACAACCTATACTGTTCTTTTATCCACGGTTCGCAACAACCTATGCTGCATTTTATTTGACTTCTTTGCGAAGATTACAACTTGCCTTCTTTGAGAAGGGTTTATGATGTTGTTACTGTATGATATTTTGGCTCGCGAATGAAGTTCTCTCTGTGCTCACTGGCGTCTACAACTGCTGTATATGTTCAAGACCAGTTCTGCTGTTAATATTTGTTCTTCCAAGCTGAAAAGCctttgatatatatgctccaacttgaggagtATAAGTGTACCATGAAGGGGAGAGTTTGTGTCAAGTCAAGAGTGGAGGTCTATGTTAAGTTTTGTTGAATCATTGTTATTTACTTTAATTAGTCTTTTGTTGTAATTTGACGATTAATAGGACTCTTAATACATTAAAAACAAGGACCTAGGCCACAATAGTGATTATTCTAAATCCTATCATGGCGCTAGgatttccccctttctttttctcttctcctcttcttcttcgtagATTCAGGTTGGTGATATCTGATTTTGTTTCAAGTCACTTACTAAAACTATATGCATATCGACAAGTAAATTGAAATCTCCCAGGAGAAAATGGTTTCAGATAAGGGACACAAGTAGAAATCATATATCCATTTCTTGGATCCTTATTATATCTACATTGGACGCATAGGTAGTAATCCAAACCTTCATGGAGAAGGGGGAAcgaaaaaatacagaaatcaGGTATCCCAAACTTAGGAGGAGTAAACGGGTGTGGCAAAAAGAGGAaagagtgggaaaaaaaatatatccacATATggaaagaaggggagaaaaaccAGCTGCAGAGAGCAAAGATCATACATTCCTCAGGAgaataaaggaaaaaatgaaCCAAGAACATTTTCACTACAAAATCTAGAAGGATGAACAAagcaggaaagaaaagagaagcaaaagGGTGCACGAACCTGGAGCTGTGGATTTTGTAgtgggagaagagaaaagggtaAACAATAAAATGATTTAACAAATTGTCAGAATGGTAGATAAAAGACAATGAAAAGGAAGACAAGCAACAACTATCTCCTCAACAGGATAGAATGGAACTTGCTGAAAGAGAGgagcaaaaccaaaaaaataatgtgGAAATGCCTGATAAAAAGAGAGGATGGATTCTCCCACTACATAAATGGCATAGATTGAGATGTAGATTCAGATCTAGATTTGGTTGTAGATGTAGATATATAGGATAGTATAAACAACTTGTGCAACTATGTTCAACATATTGATGtctaagaaacagaaaaatgaTATATGAAAAGATAGAAACTCCTACGAGACCAACCATTAGatcatttcttttgttttcagaTTCAGGAGCTGTAATGCTACCCACTTCAGTCATATTTGCATCCTGAGAATTTAATGGCTGCTCTCCCTTTTCGTGTCTTGCAGTTTCCTCAGCAGCCCTTTTTGCAGCAGCTTCTTGCCTTGCCCTCTCCTCTTCCATTGAAACCCTAAGGGCAAGAGCAAGCTCAGGATCTAAGTTGGGATCCACACCAAAATCAATGCCAGAAACACCACCTGCTGCAGCTGCCGCCGCTGCAAAACCACTTCCTCCTTCCCCATCTCCAGTGAATATGGGTGTGCTGCAACAAGGAAAAGCAAACTTGATCACTTGACACGTATAAACTGGACTAAAcaacaaaaatgcaaaaatCAATTGAAAACTTCACCACTCACCTTATAAGTACATCAGAGAGAGCATCTGAACCAGGAGGAACATGAACAATGTGACTGCTGTCATTATTATTGACAGAAGAAAGGAGGGCTTCCAGCTTCTCCAgcttatcatcatcatcaccaaagTCAACAATATCAAGTGCCACACTATTCTTTTTTAACTTCCTTCCAATTGCTTCCAGGACTTTCTTGTCATATTTGACTGGACTGAAAGCATCAAtcaataataacaaaattaagaacttaAAAAGGTGACCAAAAATGCAAAAGCATTCCTAGGGACCCAAAAAGAAATCACCTTCCAGTAAAAACAATGATTCTTTGCTGCTGCTTCTTGTTTTGGCGATGCTTGAGAGTGAGCTGAGCAACTTGGATGCCCGCAGCTAAATTCATTTCACCACCTATTTCTAAACCTGCTTATACAAAGAATCAGACATTTAGCAAGTAACATATGTCAACATGTAATGAATTCGATAGTGGCGCAACTTTCTTTTTATGGAAATATTATTTGCTATTATTTAGCATAGATGCAGTTATTCCCAAAGATATAAAGAGTTTGCTCATCAATTGACCAGTGATAAGATTTAGTTCAAGGGACTGTATCTTGAGGAAGTTGTTATCTCATGCTATCAATAGGGGtatcaagaaagaaagaaatagaagggTGTTCAACAACAAAACTCACTGAAAAACTCAAGAAGTGGCCAGAATATGTTCAAACCATAGTTAcgaggcgccttggtcgcccaAGCGGGCAGGCTCCTaggcaccttgttggtgtcgccttgtgtccaggccccctccaacaccttggatCACCTaaacaccgtgacaactatggttcaaACATTGGAGCCTGGGACTTGTCTCTGACTGGGCCTTCAACTGTGAGGAGTACAGCAAGTTACTAGATCCTCTTTGGTGGAATTTAATGAATTAAGACTTCTTTCAGCATTCCGAGTCTTGGTAGAAATATCTGTCCTAGTcagaaaaaaaagggtgtacccaaaGTACGAGGCTACCACCCCTGCTGGGTCtaggaagggtcataatgtacacagccttacccccgcttcgcagaaaggctgtttcccgactcgaaaatggagcaactttaccgttgcaccaaggtccgccCTCTATTGGGATTCCGAGTCTTACCAGAAATACATGTCCTAGTCCAAGTTGGATTAAAAT harbors:
- the LOC122658872 gene encoding 26S proteasome non-ATPase regulatory subunit 4 homolog gives rise to the protein MVLEATMICIDNSEWMRNGDYAPTRFQAQADAVNLICGAKTQSNPENTVGVLTMAGKGVRVLVTPTSDLGKILACMHSLEIGGEMNLAAGIQVAQLTLKHRQNKKQQQRIIVFTGSPVKYDKKVLEAIGRKLKKNSVALDIVDFGDDDDKLEKLEALLSSVNNNDSSHIVHVPPGSDALSDVLISTPIFTGDGEGGSGFAAAAAAAGGVSGIDFGVDPNLDPELALALRVSMEEERARQEAAAKRAAEETARHEKGEQPLNSQDANMTEVGSITAPESENKRNDLMDDEAALLEQAIAMSMDDAKSGPSVDTDMLEATREDQDLAFALQMSVQDGAKDSATQTEMSKVLGDQSFLSSILGSLPGVDPNDPSVKDLLVSLQGQSEQKEDEDKPPSEDER